Proteins encoded within one genomic window of Komagataella phaffii GS115 chromosome 3, complete sequence:
- a CDS encoding 60S ribosomal protein L32 (Protein component of the large (60S) ribosomal subunit, has similarity to rat L32 ribosomal protein), whose translation MSETSAPRPTIVKKYTKKFKRHHSDRYHRVGESWRKQKGIDSCVRRRFRGTIRQPKIGYGSDKRTKYMLKSGHKAFVVNNAKELDVLLLHNQQYAAEIAHAVSSKNRVHILARAKELGIKVTNPQGRLNLEA comes from the coding sequence ATGTCTGAAACTTCAGCCCCACGTCCAACGATTGTTAAGAAGTACACAAAGAAGTTCAAGCGTCATCATTCTGACCGTTACCACCGTGTTGGTGAGAGCTGGAGAAAGCAGAAGGGTATTGACTCTTGTGTTAGAAGACGTTTCAGAGGAACTATCCGTCAACCAAAGATTGGTTACGGATCCGACAAGAGAACCAAGTATATGTTAAAATCTGGACACAAGGCCTTTGTTGTTAACAACGCCAAGGAATTGGATGTTCTTCTGTTACACAACCAGCAATACGCTGCTGAAATCGCTCATGCcgtttcttccaagaacAGAGTTCACATTTTGGCCAGAGCCAAGGAGCTTGGTATCAAGGTAACCAACCCTCAAGGTCGTCTCAACTTGGAGGCCTAG
- a CDS encoding Translation initiation factor eIF-4B, has RNA annealing activity has protein sequence MTKMDLGSFLEDDSFGGSWADDDVDMSAVSLTTAIPLPPPKAPIGTLKRDRVNYPIPRSGPYKAVVNNLPWDINEETFAKWLDHVLSLTFDSIVELSMPMDVIHDRPKGFAFVTFNKRSELEQAVNSEGLTFNGRSIYISVASPERDESTKEFDWSNARGSAQKPSSTSREEHEFDWDNVRGSAQPAVRERRAPREPREEIDLDWGARGTAVPKGREPRESRESREPRPPRREEPELDWGARGTAVPKFTPREPREPREQRESGEPREQKPFRPRKQEVEFDWSARGSAVPKAKEPREHSKANKPKKPEPELRWESLRANNAQKKEEVRPTSSASATSVPQEKKDAHRVKQSLFHVLADQSDDDGQNIQELENQAADLALNKD, from the coding sequence ATGACCAAGATGGACCTTGGGTCCTTCCTAGAGGATGACTCGTTTGGAGGATCCTGGGCAGATGACGACGTTGATATGTCCGCAGTATCCTTAACCACTGCCATCCCTCTACCTCCACCTAAAGCACCAATTGGTACATTAAAGAGAGATCGAGTGAACTACCCTATTCCCAGATCGGGCCCCTACAAGGCTGTTGTCAATAACTTGCCCTGGGATATCAACGAAGAGACGTTTGCCAAATGGCTGGACCATGTTCTATCCCTCACATTTGACTCTATTGTAGAGTTATCAATGCCCATGGATGTAATTCACGACAGGCCAAAGGGATTTGCTTTTGTTACGTTTAATAAAAGAAGTGAATTAGAGCAGGCTGTTAACAGTGAGGGCCTCACATTTAACGGCAGATCAATCTACATCTCTGTGGCTTCTCCCGAGAGGGATGAATCTACTAAGGAATTCGATTGGTCTAATGCCAGAGGATCCGCTCAAAAACCTTCCTCCACCTCAAGAGAAGAACATGAGTTTGATTGGGATAACGTTCGTGGATCTGCCCAACCTGCTGTGCGAGAAAGAAGAGCTCCAAGAGAACCTAGGGAAGAAATAGATCTGGATTGGGGTGCTAGGGGTACTGCTGTACCCAAGGGAAGAGAGCCAAGGGAATCAAGAGAGTCACGAGAGCCAAGACCTCCCAGAAGAGAGGAACCAGAACTTGATTGGGGTGCAAGGGGAACAGCGGTCCCCAAATTCACTCCAAGAGAACCAAGAGAACCAAGGGAACAAAGGGAGTCAGGCGAGCCAAGGGAGCAAAAACCTTTTAGACCGAGAAAGCAAGAGGTAGAGTTTGATTGGAGTGCTAGAGGTTCGGCCGTTCCCAAAGCCAAAGAACCAAGAGAGCACTCTAAAGCCAACAAGCCTAAGAAACCAGAACCTGAACTGAGATGGGAATCACTAAGAGCAAATAACGCacagaaaaaagaagaagttagGCCCACTTCATCTGCTTCGGCTACTTCTGTCCctcaagagaaaaaagatgCTCATCGTGTCAAACAGTCTTTGTTTCACGTTTTGGCAGATCAgtctgatgatgatgggCAGAATATACAAGAGTTGGAAAATCAAGCCGCCGATCTTGCACTTAACAAGGACTGA
- a CDS encoding Putative integral membrane protein: MVLVGLLTRLVPLVLLAGTVLLLVFVVLSGGTDHYPFDRFYWLEVRTTDFETPFDLARWTYWGLCENVDGRNRDCVTGPAYPISPEDNFEGDENLNSDFISNRDTYFFLSRFGNVFLLLGLIFSGVSFILTFLSSVLKSARVTLALFLFLATLFTAGGAALMTAVVVLARNHFDGVETQISANQLGCTWGAVAAIFLTVAILSTSSVTTAYRRHKEALASQQNYEQQQGIPPNTGAPVVGTQQDIGDLDSQSPPPLAGEPTAPTQNESGIRFFKIRHNKKVTTADDESL; this comes from the coding sequence ATGGTATTGGTTGGACTTTTAACCCGTTTAGTTCCTTTGGTTCTATTGGCAGGTACCGTTTTGCTACTTGTATTTGTGGTCCTTTCAGGAGGCACAGACCATTACCCATTTGACAGATTCTACTGGTTGGAGGTAAGGACTACTGATTTTGAGACTCCGTTCGATTTGGCCCGCTGGACTTATTGGGGTTTATGTGAGAACGTTGATGGAAGGAACAGAGATTGTGTAACTGGACCCGCTTACCCAATTTCCCCGGAAGATAACTTCGAAGGTGATGAGAACCTTAACTCAGACTTCATTTCTAACAGAGACACCtatttcttcctttccagATTCGGAAACGTTTTTCTATTGTTGGGACTTATTTTCTCCGGCGTTTCCTTCATTCTTACGTTCTTATCTAGTGTGTTGAAATCTGCAAGGGTCACTTTAGCTCTATTTTTGTTCTTAGCGACTCTTTTCACAGCTGGTGGTGCTGCTTTGATGACTGCCGTGGTTGTTCTAGCTAGAAATCACTTCGATGGAGTGGAAACCCAAATTTCTGCTAATCAACTTGGATGCACTTGGGGTGCAGTAGCTGCTATATTTTTAACCGTGGCAATTCTTAGTACGTCATCTGTCACCACAGCTTATAGAAGACACAAGGAAGCTTTGGCATCTCAACAAAACTATGAACAACAACAAGGAATACCACCCAACACCGGCGCTCCAGTTGTCGGAACACAACAGGATATCGGAGACCTTGATTCCCAGAGCCCTCCCCCATTGGCCGGTGAACCTACAGCTCCTACTCAGAATGAAAGTGGAATCcgctttttcaagattaGACATAACAAGAAAGTAACTACTGCTGATGATGAGTCTTTGTAA
- a CDS encoding RNA polymerase III subunit C17: MKIEIAREKFLSNFEVQQALVEIQKQNRWGLSSKTRVDKFDKNIRNSHLANLERITMDLSSYLDKSFAQDARVDSFVELINFLNGFELVKVEKLQMVNLLPRSLVSVYSIIEECDSRFTEDECESMLNKIEELFPVKQEIVPDQDGDLSISRT; the protein is encoded by the coding sequence ATGAAAATTGAGATAGCCAGAGAAAAATTTCtctccaattttgaagttcaGCAGGCTCTTGtggaaattcaaaaacagaaCAGATGGGGCTTGTCTTCGAAAACAAGAGTCGACAAGTTTGACAAGAACATTCGAAACTCTCATTTGGCCAATTTGGAGCGTATAACCATGGATCTTTCTTCGTATTTAGATAAAAGCTTTGCACAAGATGCACGAGTTGATAGCTTTGTCGAACTTATAAATTTTTTAAATGGTTTTGAACTAGTCAAGGTGGAGAAATTACAAATGGTCAACCTATTACCAAGATCGTTGGTGTCTGTGTATTCTATAATAGAGGAATGTGATAGCCGATTCACCGAAGATGAGTGTGAGTCGATGCTGAACAAAATTGAGGAACTATTTCCAGTCAAGCAGGAAATTGTTCCTGATCAGGACGGTGACCtatcaatatcaagaaCCTAG
- a CDS encoding Subunit of the RNA polymerase II mediator complex, with product MSEPPQSTYYFIDDKEDPSPQLNFISTFNLDQIAKSVARTNSDGTKDVKLRKSYKSHISDLLGKHYISKEHNLSPIVFGPPPDFVKLEPFDKDYLSRTLTFEKSSMNGIAGFDPRKLAMNDQVIEEKKPKRKHKTISPAESEQEQNKRRHVQVHF from the exons ATGTCTGAGCCTCCTCAGAGTACATACTATTTCATAGATGACAAAG AAGATCCATCTCCTCAATTGAACTTCATTTCTACTTTTAACTTAGACCAGATAGCCAAGTCAGTAGCAAGGACCAATTCTGATGGCACTAAGGATGTCAAGCTGCGAAAATCTTACAAAAGTCACATATCAGACCTTTTAGGTAAGCACtatatttcaaaagagcATAACCTTTCTCCAATAGTATTTGGACCTCCCCCAGATTTTGTAAAGCTGGAACCGTTTGACAAGGACTATCTTAGCCGCACTCTCACATTTGAGAAGAGTTCAATGAATGGAATCGCTGGATTCGATCCCAGAAAATTGGCTATGAATGACCAAGTTatagaagagaagaaacccaaaagaaaacacAAAACAATATCCCCAGCTGAAAGTGAACAAGAACAGAATAAGAGGCGGCACGTACAGGTGCATTTTTGA